One part of the Solea solea chromosome 1, fSolSol10.1, whole genome shotgun sequence genome encodes these proteins:
- the mak gene encoding serine/threonine-protein kinase MAK isoform X9, translating to MMNRYTTLRQLGDGTYGSVQMGRSNESGELVAIKRMKRKFYSWEECMNLREVKSLKKLNHANVVKLKEVIRENDHLYFVFEYMKENLYQLMKDRRKLFPESVIRNISFQILQGLSFIHKHGFFHRDMKPENVLCMGPELVKIADFGLAREIRSKPPYTDYVSTRWYRAPEVLLRSSIYSSPIDLWAVGCIMAELYTLRPLFPGNSEVDEIFKICQVLGTVKKMDWPEGYQLATAMNFRFPQCVPTHLKTLIPNASHEAIALMKDMLQWDPKKRPTAVQALRYPYFQVDQVLGPRPQSQEVKKVQAKPLANKPVPESKTDPKQSSSESKASTPPFRNHQQQQQQHHQPLQQIPLSQAESKPPGVSHAKTELGGSENNAGAGAAGTLKSSRRRWGQTVAKTSESSDDCDSLENAASNSKKPSLGKAEGERSSKEHHSQPKEQKPLYSFSTVTKLPNNVKIGQVDCNLPGSAARQHYLSQSRYLPGLIGKNHTTLGDKEMSGMTLRDLWENSNTVNKPLAPIGGELSVTRTNAGNFVSTKYSLAGGYIPSFQKKEVGSVGQRIQLAPLAGQHTNYEGWKRRTEGTQLKGNSYSALRKTSGNLLTRAPAAQPVHGRVDWTSKYGGNR from the exons ATGATGAATCGATATACCACGCTGAGGCAGCTGGGTGATGGCACCTATGGCAGCGTGCAGATGGGGAGAAGTAATGAGTCTGGAGAACTGGTGGCTATCAAGAG GATGAAGAGGAAGTTTTACTCGTGGGAGGAATGTATGAACCTACGAGAAGTGAAG TCACTGAAGAAGCTGAACCATGCAAATGTGGTGAAACTGAAGGAGGTCATCAGAGAGAACGATCACCTCTACTTTGTCTTTGAGTACATGAAGGAAAACCTTTACCAGCTCATGAAGGACAG AAGAAAATTGTTCCCCGAATCAGTGATAAGAAACATAAGCTTTCAGATATTGCAAGGCCTGTCGTTTATTCACAAACATG GTTTCTTTCACCGAGACATGAAGCCAGAGAATGTGTTGTGCATGGGTCCAGAACTGGTCAAAATAGCAGATTTTGGACTGGCCAGAGAGATCCGCTCCAAACCTCCGTACACAGACTACGTGTCGACCAGATG GTATCGGGCCCCAGAGGTCCTGCTCAGGTCATCCATCTACAGCTCTCCTATTGACCTGTGGGCTGTGGGCTGCATTATGGCTGAGCTCTACACACTTAGACCTCTGTTTCCTGGGAACAGTGAAGTGGATGAGATCTTTAAGATTTGCCAAGTCCTGGGCACTGTCAAAAAG ATGGATTGGCCTGAAGGATACCAACTTGCAACTGCAATGAACTTCCGCTTCCCCCAGTGTGTGCCGACCCACCTAAAGACACTGATCCCAAATGCCAGTCACGAGGCCATCGCTCTGATGAAGGACATGCTGCAGTGGGACCCCAAAAAAAGACCCACAGCCGTGCAG GCTCTACGTTACCCGTACTTCCAGGTGGACCAAGTGTTGGGGCCACGTCCTCAAAGCCAGGAGGTCAAGAAAGTGCAAGCCAAGCCTCTGGCCAATAAGCCGGTCCCGGAGTCCAAGACGGATCCTAAGCAGTCTTCCTCCGAGTCCAAAGCCTCCACACCACCCTTCAgaaatcatcagcagcagcagcaacagcatcatCAGCCTCTTCAGCAGATCCCTTTGTCCCAAGCTGAAAGTAAACCCCCAGGTGTTAGCCATGCA AAAACAGAGCTTGGGGGAAGTGAGAACAACGCTGGGGCTGGTGCGGCGGGTACGCTGAAGAGTAGCCGTCGTCGCTGGGGCCAGACGGTGGCCAAGACCTCAGAAAGCTCGGATGATTGTGACTCACTGGAAAACGCTGCTTCAAACTCGAAGAAACCAAGTCTGGGGAAAGCAGAAGGGGAGAGGAGCTCTAAGGAGCACCACTCACA GCCCAAGGAGCAGAAACCTCTGTATTCCTTCAGCACAGTGACCAAGCTGCCCAACAATGTCAAGATCGGCCAGGTGGACTGCAATCTTCCAGGATCTGCGGCACGCCAGCACTATCTCAGCCAGTCACGATACCTGCCTG gGTTGATTGGCAAAAACCACACTACATTGGGAGATAAAGAGATGAGTGGCATGACGCTGCGAGATCTGTGGGAGAACTCGAACACTGTAAACAAACCGCTCGCTCCTATTGGAGGAGAATTGTCTGTCACCAGAACCAATGCAG GGAACTTTGTAAGCACCAAGTACAGCCTCGCTGGTGGTTACATCCCTTCATTCCAAAAGAAAGAGGTGGGCTCAGTGGGGCAGAGAATCCAACTTGCTCCTTTGGCTGGACAGCACACAA ATTACGAGGGCTggaagaggaggacagaaggGACTCAGTTGAAAGGGAACAGCTATTCAGCTTTGAGGAAAACCTCCGGGAATCTCCTGACCAGAGCTCCTGCTGCCCAGCCGGTCCATGGAAGAGTGGACTGGACATCCAAGTATGGTGGAAATCGGTAG
- the mak gene encoding serine/threonine-protein kinase MAK isoform X3, whose translation MMNRYTTLRQLGDGTYGSVQMGRSNESGELVAIKRMKRKFYSWEECMNLREVKSLKKLNHANVVKLKEVIRENDHLYFVFEYMKENLYQLMKDRENKMFSENEIRNIMFQVLSGLAFVHKHGFFHRDMKPENVLCMGPELVKIADFGLAREIRSKPPYTDYVSTRWYRAPEVLLRSSIYSSPIDLWAVGCIMAELYTLRPLFPGNSEVDEIFKICQVLGTVKKMDWPEGYQLATAMNFRFPQCVPTHLKTLIPNASHEAIALMKDMLQWDPKKRPTAVQALRYPYFQVDQVLGPRPQSQEVKKVQAKPLANKPVPESKTDPKQSSSESKASTPPFRNHQQQQQQHHQPLQQIPLSQAESKPPGVSHAKTELGGSENNAGAGAAGTLKSSRRRWGQTVAKTSESSDDCDSLENAASNSKKPSLGKAEGERSSKEHHSQPKEQKPLYSFSTVTKLPNNVKIGQVDCNLPGSAARQHYLSQSRYLPGLIGKNHTTLGDKEMSGMTLRDLWENSNTVNKPLAPIGGELSVTRTNAEENAAESVDSPLEGTVVKERILEKIDLSKGNFVSTKYSLAGGYIPSFQKKEVGSVGQRIQLAPLAGQHTNYEGWKRRTEGTQLKGNSYSALRKTSGNLLTRAPAAQPVHGRVDWTSKYGGNR comes from the exons ATGATGAATCGATATACCACGCTGAGGCAGCTGGGTGATGGCACCTATGGCAGCGTGCAGATGGGGAGAAGTAATGAGTCTGGAGAACTGGTGGCTATCAAGAG GATGAAGAGGAAGTTTTACTCGTGGGAGGAATGTATGAACCTACGAGAAGTGAAG TCACTGAAGAAGCTGAACCATGCAAATGTGGTGAAACTGAAGGAGGTCATCAGAGAGAACGATCACCTCTACTTTGTCTTTGAGTACATGAAGGAAAACCTTTACCAGCTCATGAAGGACAG AGAGAATAAGATGTTCTCAGAGAATGAAATTAGGAACATCATGTTTCAAGTGCTGTCTGGGTTGGCTTTTGTACATAAGCATG GTTTCTTTCACCGAGACATGAAGCCAGAGAATGTGTTGTGCATGGGTCCAGAACTGGTCAAAATAGCAGATTTTGGACTGGCCAGAGAGATCCGCTCCAAACCTCCGTACACAGACTACGTGTCGACCAGATG GTATCGGGCCCCAGAGGTCCTGCTCAGGTCATCCATCTACAGCTCTCCTATTGACCTGTGGGCTGTGGGCTGCATTATGGCTGAGCTCTACACACTTAGACCTCTGTTTCCTGGGAACAGTGAAGTGGATGAGATCTTTAAGATTTGCCAAGTCCTGGGCACTGTCAAAAAG ATGGATTGGCCTGAAGGATACCAACTTGCAACTGCAATGAACTTCCGCTTCCCCCAGTGTGTGCCGACCCACCTAAAGACACTGATCCCAAATGCCAGTCACGAGGCCATCGCTCTGATGAAGGACATGCTGCAGTGGGACCCCAAAAAAAGACCCACAGCCGTGCAG GCTCTACGTTACCCGTACTTCCAGGTGGACCAAGTGTTGGGGCCACGTCCTCAAAGCCAGGAGGTCAAGAAAGTGCAAGCCAAGCCTCTGGCCAATAAGCCGGTCCCGGAGTCCAAGACGGATCCTAAGCAGTCTTCCTCCGAGTCCAAAGCCTCCACACCACCCTTCAgaaatcatcagcagcagcagcaacagcatcatCAGCCTCTTCAGCAGATCCCTTTGTCCCAAGCTGAAAGTAAACCCCCAGGTGTTAGCCATGCA AAAACAGAGCTTGGGGGAAGTGAGAACAACGCTGGGGCTGGTGCGGCGGGTACGCTGAAGAGTAGCCGTCGTCGCTGGGGCCAGACGGTGGCCAAGACCTCAGAAAGCTCGGATGATTGTGACTCACTGGAAAACGCTGCTTCAAACTCGAAGAAACCAAGTCTGGGGAAAGCAGAAGGGGAGAGGAGCTCTAAGGAGCACCACTCACA GCCCAAGGAGCAGAAACCTCTGTATTCCTTCAGCACAGTGACCAAGCTGCCCAACAATGTCAAGATCGGCCAGGTGGACTGCAATCTTCCAGGATCTGCGGCACGCCAGCACTATCTCAGCCAGTCACGATACCTGCCTG gGTTGATTGGCAAAAACCACACTACATTGGGAGATAAAGAGATGAGTGGCATGACGCTGCGAGATCTGTGGGAGAACTCGAACACTGTAAACAAACCGCTCGCTCCTATTGGAGGAGAATTGTCTGTCACCAGAACCAATGCAG AAGAGAACGCAGCCGAGTCTGTGGATAGTCCACTAGAGGGAACTGTTGTTAAGGAAAGAATACTGGAGAAAATTGACCTCTCCAAAG GGAACTTTGTAAGCACCAAGTACAGCCTCGCTGGTGGTTACATCCCTTCATTCCAAAAGAAAGAGGTGGGCTCAGTGGGGCAGAGAATCCAACTTGCTCCTTTGGCTGGACAGCACACAA ATTACGAGGGCTggaagaggaggacagaaggGACTCAGTTGAAAGGGAACAGCTATTCAGCTTTGAGGAAAACCTCCGGGAATCTCCTGACCAGAGCTCCTGCTGCCCAGCCGGTCCATGGAAGAGTGGACTGGACATCCAAGTATGGTGGAAATCGGTAG
- the mak gene encoding serine/threonine-protein kinase MAK isoform X4, whose protein sequence is MMNRYTTLRQLGDGTYGSVQMGRSNESGELVAIKRMKRKFYSWEECMNLREVKSLKKLNHANVVKLKEVIRENDHLYFVFEYMKENLYQLMKDRENKMFSENEIRNIMFQVLSGLAFVHKHGFFHRDMKPENVLCMGPELVKIADFGLAREIRSKPPYTDYVSTRWYRAPEVLLRSSIYSSPIDLWAVGCIMAELYTLRPLFPGNSEVDEIFKICQVLGTVKKMDWPEGYQLATAMNFRFPQCVPTHLKTLIPNASHEAIALMKDMLQWDPKKRPTAVQALRYPYFQVDQVLGPRPQSQEVKKVQAKPLANKPVPESKTDPKQSSSESKASTPPFRNHQQQQQQHHQPLQQIPLSQAESKPPGVSHAKTELGGSENNAGAGAAGTLKSSRRRWGQTVAKTSESSDDCDSLENAASNSKKPSLGKAEGERSSKEHHSQPKEQKPLYSFSTVTKLPNNVKIGQVDCNLPGSAARQHYLSQSRYLPGLIGKNHTTLGDKEMSGMTLRDLWENSNTVNKPLAPIGGELSVTRTNAGNFVSTKYSLAGGYIPSFQKKEVGSVGQRIQLAPLAGQHTKKTKAAKPTLMSNSSLSESNEDYEGWKRRTEGTQLKGNSYSALRKTSGNLLTRAPAAQPVHGRVDWTSKYGGNR, encoded by the exons ATGATGAATCGATATACCACGCTGAGGCAGCTGGGTGATGGCACCTATGGCAGCGTGCAGATGGGGAGAAGTAATGAGTCTGGAGAACTGGTGGCTATCAAGAG GATGAAGAGGAAGTTTTACTCGTGGGAGGAATGTATGAACCTACGAGAAGTGAAG TCACTGAAGAAGCTGAACCATGCAAATGTGGTGAAACTGAAGGAGGTCATCAGAGAGAACGATCACCTCTACTTTGTCTTTGAGTACATGAAGGAAAACCTTTACCAGCTCATGAAGGACAG AGAGAATAAGATGTTCTCAGAGAATGAAATTAGGAACATCATGTTTCAAGTGCTGTCTGGGTTGGCTTTTGTACATAAGCATG GTTTCTTTCACCGAGACATGAAGCCAGAGAATGTGTTGTGCATGGGTCCAGAACTGGTCAAAATAGCAGATTTTGGACTGGCCAGAGAGATCCGCTCCAAACCTCCGTACACAGACTACGTGTCGACCAGATG GTATCGGGCCCCAGAGGTCCTGCTCAGGTCATCCATCTACAGCTCTCCTATTGACCTGTGGGCTGTGGGCTGCATTATGGCTGAGCTCTACACACTTAGACCTCTGTTTCCTGGGAACAGTGAAGTGGATGAGATCTTTAAGATTTGCCAAGTCCTGGGCACTGTCAAAAAG ATGGATTGGCCTGAAGGATACCAACTTGCAACTGCAATGAACTTCCGCTTCCCCCAGTGTGTGCCGACCCACCTAAAGACACTGATCCCAAATGCCAGTCACGAGGCCATCGCTCTGATGAAGGACATGCTGCAGTGGGACCCCAAAAAAAGACCCACAGCCGTGCAG GCTCTACGTTACCCGTACTTCCAGGTGGACCAAGTGTTGGGGCCACGTCCTCAAAGCCAGGAGGTCAAGAAAGTGCAAGCCAAGCCTCTGGCCAATAAGCCGGTCCCGGAGTCCAAGACGGATCCTAAGCAGTCTTCCTCCGAGTCCAAAGCCTCCACACCACCCTTCAgaaatcatcagcagcagcagcaacagcatcatCAGCCTCTTCAGCAGATCCCTTTGTCCCAAGCTGAAAGTAAACCCCCAGGTGTTAGCCATGCA AAAACAGAGCTTGGGGGAAGTGAGAACAACGCTGGGGCTGGTGCGGCGGGTACGCTGAAGAGTAGCCGTCGTCGCTGGGGCCAGACGGTGGCCAAGACCTCAGAAAGCTCGGATGATTGTGACTCACTGGAAAACGCTGCTTCAAACTCGAAGAAACCAAGTCTGGGGAAAGCAGAAGGGGAGAGGAGCTCTAAGGAGCACCACTCACA GCCCAAGGAGCAGAAACCTCTGTATTCCTTCAGCACAGTGACCAAGCTGCCCAACAATGTCAAGATCGGCCAGGTGGACTGCAATCTTCCAGGATCTGCGGCACGCCAGCACTATCTCAGCCAGTCACGATACCTGCCTG gGTTGATTGGCAAAAACCACACTACATTGGGAGATAAAGAGATGAGTGGCATGACGCTGCGAGATCTGTGGGAGAACTCGAACACTGTAAACAAACCGCTCGCTCCTATTGGAGGAGAATTGTCTGTCACCAGAACCAATGCAG GGAACTTTGTAAGCACCAAGTACAGCCTCGCTGGTGGTTACATCCCTTCATTCCAAAAGAAAGAGGTGGGCTCAGTGGGGCAGAGAATCCAACTTGCTCCTTTGGCTGGACAGCACACAA aaaaaacaaaagctgcaAAGCCCACGCTCATGTCCAACTCATCCTTAAGTGAATCCAATGAAG ATTACGAGGGCTggaagaggaggacagaaggGACTCAGTTGAAAGGGAACAGCTATTCAGCTTTGAGGAAAACCTCCGGGAATCTCCTGACCAGAGCTCCTGCTGCCCAGCCGGTCCATGGAAGAGTGGACTGGACATCCAAGTATGGTGGAAATCGGTAG
- the mak gene encoding serine/threonine-protein kinase MAK isoform X7, whose protein sequence is MFSENEIRNIMFQVLSGLAFVHKHGFFHRDMKPENVLCMGPELVKIADFGLAREIRSKPPYTDYVSTRWYRAPEVLLRSSIYSSPIDLWAVGCIMAELYTLRPLFPGNSEVDEIFKICQVLGTVKKMDWPEGYQLATAMNFRFPQCVPTHLKTLIPNASHEAIALMKDMLQWDPKKRPTAVQALRYPYFQVDQVLGPRPQSQEVKKVQAKPLANKPVPESKTDPKQSSSESKASTPPFRNHQQQQQQHHQPLQQIPLSQAESKPPGVSHAKTELGGSENNAGAGAAGTLKSSRRRWGQTVAKTSESSDDCDSLENAASNSKKPSLGKAEGERSSKEHHSQPKEQKPLYSFSTVTKLPNNVKIGQVDCNLPGSAARQHYLSQSRYLPGLIGKNHTTLGDKEMSGMTLRDLWENSNTVNKPLAPIGGELSVTRTNAEENAAESVDSPLEGTVVKERILEKIDLSKGNFVSTKYSLAGGYIPSFQKKEVGSVGQRIQLAPLAGQHTKKTKAAKPTLMSNSSLSESNEDYEGWKRRTEGTQLKGNSYSALRKTSGNLLTRAPAAQPVHGRVDWTSKYGGNR, encoded by the exons ATGTTCTCAGAGAATGAAATTAGGAACATCATGTTTCAAGTGCTGTCTGGGTTGGCTTTTGTACATAAGCATG GTTTCTTTCACCGAGACATGAAGCCAGAGAATGTGTTGTGCATGGGTCCAGAACTGGTCAAAATAGCAGATTTTGGACTGGCCAGAGAGATCCGCTCCAAACCTCCGTACACAGACTACGTGTCGACCAGATG GTATCGGGCCCCAGAGGTCCTGCTCAGGTCATCCATCTACAGCTCTCCTATTGACCTGTGGGCTGTGGGCTGCATTATGGCTGAGCTCTACACACTTAGACCTCTGTTTCCTGGGAACAGTGAAGTGGATGAGATCTTTAAGATTTGCCAAGTCCTGGGCACTGTCAAAAAG ATGGATTGGCCTGAAGGATACCAACTTGCAACTGCAATGAACTTCCGCTTCCCCCAGTGTGTGCCGACCCACCTAAAGACACTGATCCCAAATGCCAGTCACGAGGCCATCGCTCTGATGAAGGACATGCTGCAGTGGGACCCCAAAAAAAGACCCACAGCCGTGCAG GCTCTACGTTACCCGTACTTCCAGGTGGACCAAGTGTTGGGGCCACGTCCTCAAAGCCAGGAGGTCAAGAAAGTGCAAGCCAAGCCTCTGGCCAATAAGCCGGTCCCGGAGTCCAAGACGGATCCTAAGCAGTCTTCCTCCGAGTCCAAAGCCTCCACACCACCCTTCAgaaatcatcagcagcagcagcaacagcatcatCAGCCTCTTCAGCAGATCCCTTTGTCCCAAGCTGAAAGTAAACCCCCAGGTGTTAGCCATGCA AAAACAGAGCTTGGGGGAAGTGAGAACAACGCTGGGGCTGGTGCGGCGGGTACGCTGAAGAGTAGCCGTCGTCGCTGGGGCCAGACGGTGGCCAAGACCTCAGAAAGCTCGGATGATTGTGACTCACTGGAAAACGCTGCTTCAAACTCGAAGAAACCAAGTCTGGGGAAAGCAGAAGGGGAGAGGAGCTCTAAGGAGCACCACTCACA GCCCAAGGAGCAGAAACCTCTGTATTCCTTCAGCACAGTGACCAAGCTGCCCAACAATGTCAAGATCGGCCAGGTGGACTGCAATCTTCCAGGATCTGCGGCACGCCAGCACTATCTCAGCCAGTCACGATACCTGCCTG gGTTGATTGGCAAAAACCACACTACATTGGGAGATAAAGAGATGAGTGGCATGACGCTGCGAGATCTGTGGGAGAACTCGAACACTGTAAACAAACCGCTCGCTCCTATTGGAGGAGAATTGTCTGTCACCAGAACCAATGCAG AAGAGAACGCAGCCGAGTCTGTGGATAGTCCACTAGAGGGAACTGTTGTTAAGGAAAGAATACTGGAGAAAATTGACCTCTCCAAAG GGAACTTTGTAAGCACCAAGTACAGCCTCGCTGGTGGTTACATCCCTTCATTCCAAAAGAAAGAGGTGGGCTCAGTGGGGCAGAGAATCCAACTTGCTCCTTTGGCTGGACAGCACACAA aaaaaacaaaagctgcaAAGCCCACGCTCATGTCCAACTCATCCTTAAGTGAATCCAATGAAG ATTACGAGGGCTggaagaggaggacagaaggGACTCAGTTGAAAGGGAACAGCTATTCAGCTTTGAGGAAAACCTCCGGGAATCTCCTGACCAGAGCTCCTGCTGCCCAGCCGGTCCATGGAAGAGTGGACTGGACATCCAAGTATGGTGGAAATCGGTAG